CACTTTGTACCTAAGACATGGGTAACACTTTCGGCCCGAACGGATTTTCGAGCGGTTCCAGCACTCGCGTCTCGAGATCAAAGTAGCCCAAATCATACTCCATAAAGCTGACGAGCCAGATGTCATCCTGCACTTCTTTGATGCCGACGGCTTGACCCGCAAAGACCTGGCTGACGGTGATCTTGTTGCTGCCCAGACAGATGCGCCCACACTCCGTGATGACGATCGTTTTGTCGTGGAGCGGATAGTCGATATCCGGGAGGCCCGTATAGGGGCGTGGGGAGGGGCGGTAGACGTCCGCGGGACATTGCATGTCCGGGGCTTCGTGCGGGCGTTCGTTGTTGAAGACGTCGAGGAATTGATCGAAGCGGGCCTGCTGCTGCAGGAAGTTGGCCGCGGCGGGCTTGGTGGCTTCTTTCTTGCGCGTCAGGTGCATGCGTTCGTGCCGGCCATTCTGGTGGGGCTGGGCTCAAGGCCTTCCTCGTGCGCCGCATCGTCTGCGACTTCATCGCCGCCGCGATCGACCGCACGAGGCCGGAACTCGAGCAATTCATTGCCGGGCATCTGGAGTGCCCGGAGGCAGTCCCGCTCATTTTCACCGACCCCAAGGCCTCGATTCGGGAAATTCGTGAAGTGAAGGTTGAGCCACGGTTCCCCGCCGACTATCCGTCTGTTGACGTCGTCGCGGCAATGAGCGTTTCCCTCACCGCGAGAACGCGACAGCGCGGCCTGAACCTGGGGATACGGACGTTCTTGATCGACGTGCAGGTGGACGCAATCGGCACCGTGCGGGGCGACGGGTACGACGTCGTGCGGCGCCGCGCGCGGCTCGTCGCCTGGTGGAGTCGCTGAAAAGTCAGCCCAGGTTTAGGTGTCCAAGGTAAGCCGCCGACCCCGGCAGGCCGCACGGCGTGGACTTTCACCACATTCACATGATATGTTCGCCACGACGCTGGGCAAAATGGATAGAACGGGTTGTAAGCGAGAGGAGGTCATGCGATGCTTCTTGCGCTGCTTCTACTCGTGGGAGTCGCGCTATGGGCAACGGGTCACCTGCTTGTCCGTTAGCGTAGCAGAATAACACACCAGGTGGGCCCGCGGTGTCCTTTGGATGCCGCGGGCCTCTGATTTCTGACCACTGCCGAATGGGAGCCGGACGAGGTCCCCCGTGCGGCGTGCTGACACCACCCAGGCCGCGATACGTCGGTCAAACCCTTCATCCCAATCACGGATCGTCAAGCAGCCCCGTCCGACCAGACTAGGCAGAGCCCGCGAGTGACCTCCGTCAGCCGACAGCATCTTCCGGGACAACGCCGCCCGCCACGTGCGCCCGTGTGGTATGCTGCAGCCATAATCGCATAAGAGACTATCAAGAGCGGCGCGGCCAGCAGCGCGCCCGGCAACCTGATGGCGACGCCAAGGTGCCCGGCCTCGACGGCGAGGCGATAGGCCCGGAAGGGAACCAAGGTCGCGCACCCCTTCGTGCGCGGAGGGGTTTGGCGTTTCCCCCGCTCTAATTGTGGCTCCCGGAAGGGGAGGTGAGTGCCGTGGCGCAGGAAGACGACCGCAAGCATGACCAGCCTGCCGACGTGCCGTCGCCCGCTGGCGGTGATAGCCGGCCGCATGACGACGAGCCGATCTTCGAGGAGATCGACGACGCCACCGGCGCGATCATCATTGCGCCCGCGCGGCGTCCGACGCCCGCGAGCGGCAGGCCGAACCCTCCGGTGATGAGCCGCGCGGAGTGGCTGAAGGCGCTTGGGGCCGCGATTCGTGGACAGAACAGACGAGGCGATCGAAAAAGGCCTGGCGTTCGTCATCCTCGGCGGGCCCGCGCCCTCGCGGAAGACGCCGAGGGAGCGCGGGGGACCGGCGGTCGGCCGGACGAGAGAAGGGACAAGCCGCGTTTGGGCGGACCCTCACGACCCGAGGGCGAGAAGCCGACGCCGAGACCGGGGGACATCTACGAGATCGAGGACGACACAGGTGCGATCATCATCACGGGCGCCGGGGCCGGGGAGCACGAAGAAGCCCGGGCGAAGCCCGAAGTCGTTCCCATGGGGGACGCGGACGGCAAGAAGGGAGGATGATCACCATGGCGCAGACACCTGACCGTGACGCGAGACGGCCCACCGGTGCTCTGTCGTCGACAGCGGGCGCGAGCCGTCTGAACCGCTGGCCGCTCGTCGACCGGACCCGGGAGGCTATGGAGAAGGGCATTGCCTACAGCCACCGCCATTTTGCCCCCCGCCTTGCTGACACCATGATCCGAGGAAGGAACCCACTGCCGAACCCATGTTCGAAGTCGAAAGATCGTCCGAAAATAGCCTCTCGGGTGATCCCAAGATTCTTGTACTCTGCCACGCTGCGCTCAGGGGCCGTGAGCACAGAATATTCTGCGCGGGGGAGTTCTCCACTCCTCATGATGGCAGGGTAATCCCTGCACGGCCCCCCAACGATTGCTTCATCCGGTTACCCCCGAGCGTTTGCGGAACATGCGCTAAAGAGGGATCCCTCGCGACAAACGCTGCCAATAGAACTCGTACACGAGAAGGGCGATCGCTGCGAGCAAGAGTACCGTGGGCGCCCAGTCCAAAACGTAGAACCCCACCATCCCCGCGACCAGCAGTCCAACAAGCACGGCAATCGCTATCTGGGGCCAGGCGGTGATAACCTTATTCAGGGTGTTCTCCGCCCAGTACGATCCACCGATGGCCGGCCGGCCAGTTGCGATACCAGAGCTCAAGACGCTGAGGGTCAATAGCACGGTCGCGGCCACGAGCAACGAGTGCGGGCGCATCGCATCCTCACCTCCGTCTTGCCGCTCAAGAGTTTGCTCAGTCTTGCTGCAAGCCGCGAGCCTCGCGAGGTCCTCCTCGGGGCAAGAGCACCGGGGGCATGCTAGCCGCCAGCGTGATGAATCAGCAGGCGGTTCTCGACCGCAAAAGCGGCCGCCTGAGTGCGATTATCAAACCCGAGCCGACGATACATGGCTCGTAGGTGCGTTTTCACCGTGCCCTCTGACAGGAAGAGTTTGGCAGCGATCTCCTTGTCGCTCAAACCCGCGGCCACGCCGGTCAGGACGTCGAGTTCGCGTCTCGTGAGCCCACGGATGGGGCGTGCCGATGCCGCGGTGCGCACATCACGCATCGCGGACGGGTACGCCGGCACGTGCCTCACGACGAGCGGGCTGTACATGGTGCTCCCCTTGTGCACGGCGCGGATCGCGTTGACCAGGTCAGCGGGCGAGATATCTTTGAGCACATATCCGTCCACGCCGGCGTCGGCCGCCTTGCGAAGGAGGTCCGGCTCAGCGTACGGGACCAACATCAGGATATGCGTGTTCGGGCATCGCTCTTTGATGGCGCGAGACGCCGCGACGCCGTCTCCGCCCGTCAACATGCGGTCTATGAGCAGAAGGTCAGGGCGTAGGGTCACCGCCTTCGTGAGAGCATCCTGGCCGTCCGCGGCCTCGCCCAGGACCTCGATATCCGGATCCGGCCGCAAGACGGACAGAATCCCGTGCCGGATCAGGGCTTCCTCGACCGCCACCAAGACATGGATGCTCACTATTGAAGACCGCCCTCGGTCCCGTTGAGGCCGTGGTCCTAGGACCTCTCCCAGTAGCGCTGAGGTGACTTGTGTGGTTTGATTTTACGGTTGGCGCGCTGAATTGAGCACTACCTAGGCAGGTAGTTTGCGGGTAGTCCGCGGGTAGATAATCCGGCGCACTGGTTGGGGCCAAACGGACGGCACGTGGGCCAACTAAGCGTCAGGCGGCGCTCCCACAAACCGGACGTCCAGCCAGCGCCATACTTCCCGCACGACTTCGGCGCCTGCCCAACCCAGGCACAGCCCGCCAAGCACCTCAGACGTCCAGTGATCGCCGAGATAGACCAAAGACAACGCCAGGGCGGCGACAACGGCTACACTCAGTCCCGGAACGCGTCGAAGCGCCGTACCGGCGAACAATACGGTCCGTGCCGCATGGCCGGACGGGAACCCGTACGGAGTGTACCCCTGCATCGCCGTCACCGCGGGTAGCGTTCCAGTCACAACGTCCCGGAAGAGTACGGCCATGGCACAAATGGCGAACGCCGCGGCCGCCGGCCACGGCGATACGGCACGGCGACGACGCCTCTCCCGGAGGAGTACCCTCACAAGCCCGCCCGTGGCGGCGAACGCGATCGCGGCGACGGCAACCCACGCTGACGCATCCGGGGTGACGAACGCATCCGCGAACCGCGGCACTTGAATCTGCAGATCGGGGCCTGGATGCACGATCACATGCTCGAAAAAGGCGGCAATCGCGCTAACGCTAATCGTTCCGGCAGCCAGCAGCAGGAGCCTGCCACCGCGCCGCGCTTCACCGAAAAGTAGAATAAGAAGCCCGCTGGCAACGAGTGCCGGAATCATGATCGCGGCATCGGTGAGAGAGACGAGATCGGCGGCGGCGCGGGCAGCACCCGGGAACGCGTTCTGGATCGAGGTGTTCTGCATCGACACCGTGATCGTCCGGTCGACGCGCACGGCGGCCGGCAGCCCGGATGCGATCCCCAGCGCAGCGAACAGAATGAGCGCGACGAGGAAGCGGACTGCGGCAGGACGGAGATGCCGGGCCATCTCTCACACTATAGCCGAAACGACCGTGCCGGTCCGCCGGACCATCATCGCCGACAGGCATGGCCCTGCGGGCGGAAGACGTCCGGGGGACGGCGTACTAGGCGGGGAGGGATCCGGCTTGGTGGCGGCAGCCCGAGGGGAGCGTCATGCTGAGACTTCCGCGTTCGGAAATTGTGGGTCTGATCGTTCTTTGGGTGCTGGCGTCTGGGATCTTGGTCTTCGTCGACTGGATATTCCTCGCCAACGTGAGACTTCTCGATCCGGCGCTTGGCCCGTACCCGTCCCCCGCGGAGCTGTTCGTGGCGAAGGCGTTGCCCGCCGTTGCAGTCGTGACTCTCATCGGCGCACTCGTGCTGTATCGGTTTCGCCGGTATGCCCTTGCCGTCGTATGCGGTCTGCTGCCGGTCGCCCACGGAATCTTCGTCGCTCGCTATGCGCTCAGGTACCTCCTCGAGACATTGAGCAGACACCCATTGTAGGTGGCGAACGGTCCCGGAGAGTCACCCTCACCGACGCGGTTGGATCAAGGTCTAGACCCGCTCTGAGTTGTGCAGTTAGAAATTACGGGCTTCCGAACGGGCAAACCCGTCGCGAGGCGGGGACGCAACGCCTTGGGACTCCCACCAGCGGGTCCGGAGTCTGCCAGGCTGCCGAAGAAGCGTATGGGGCCCCGGAGGGAAAGCACGTATGGCTCGGGGTCGCCATGCGCCGCCGGCGCTCGCAGCGGGTTTGCTCGTCCTTACGCTGCTGCTCGGTCGATCCGCGTTGTTGTCACCGCCGGTTCATGCCGATGGCCACTATGCCATCGTGAGGCTCCCGGTCCAGTCCGCGACGGCGCGCGCCAACGGACAACTCGAGGACTTCGTTCTCATATGGCTCAACCGCACACGTGCCG
This bacterium DNA region includes the following protein-coding sequences:
- a CDS encoding response regulator transcription factor: MAVEEALIRHGILSVLRPDPDIEVLGEAADGQDALTKAVTLRPDLLLIDRMLTGGDGVAASRAIKERCPNTHILMLVPYAEPDLLRKAADAGVDGYVLKDISPADLVNAIRAVHKGSTMYSPLVVRHVPAYPSAMRDVRTAASARPIRGLTRRELDVLTGVAAGLSDKEIAAKLFLSEGTVKTHLRAMYRRLGFDNRTQAAAFAVENRLLIHHAGG
- a CDS encoding phosphatase PAP2 family protein, translated to MRVDRTITVSMQNTSIQNAFPGAARAAADLVSLTDAAIMIPALVASGLLILLFGEARRGGRLLLLAAGTISVSAIAAFFEHVIVHPGPDLQIQVPRFADAFVTPDASAWVAVAAIAFAATGGLVRVLLRERRRRRAVSPWPAAAAFAICAMAVLFRDVVTGTLPAVTAMQGYTPYGFPSGHAARTVLFAGTALRRVPGLSVAVVAALALSLVYLGDHWTSEVLGGLCLGWAGAEVVREVWRWLDVRFVGAPPDA